The following coding sequences lie in one Miscanthus floridulus cultivar M001 chromosome 9, ASM1932011v1, whole genome shotgun sequence genomic window:
- the LOC136483808 gene encoding disease resistance protein RGA5-like isoform X1: protein MDVATGAVSTLLPMLGDLLTREYQLQASVRDDVAFLKAELESMEAALLRISEAPADRAPDVQDRLWAREVRELSHDVEDCVEAFLVRLHHHHQAPPPAPPMDKDLLQGLTGLIDRGIGLLRRAKIRRDMGAVVRDIKRRVVEVGERRVRYKVDGVAAAAKPGRGPQASDGGLRLSALYTAATELVGTQARSRELVQLLMVDRDEASNRLLKTVSVVGFGGLGKTTLARIVYEELKGQFDCAALVSISHNPDMEKVFRDMLCQLDKNRNTDIAMWGEAQLIEQLREFLRDKSYFIVIDDIWSCSVWNTVRHAFIENHCGSRIIMTTRILDVAKQANSIYELRPLSPADSRKLFYQRIFGTEDAAPPNHLAEVSENILKKCGGVPLAVITVASLLATKMRKENTDKYWYQVYQSMGFGLEESTDVKDMRRILSISYYDLPPHLKTFLLYLTLYSEDNGIIVEKVIYKLIGEGIIRKHHGKTFYEAGEDYFEDLINRSIIQPMLFNHGSKVWSCFVHDMMLDLIVSISEEENLLQALGGSQTMCEPTSKIRQLFLQNMKVKDVKKVVTMNLSHLRSLTVSSEAFTLLPTLSSFPIIRVLDLYGCTQVDNSHCKHIFNLYHLRYLNLSLTSITEIPNEIGNLQLLQFLDLNMTNIKALPPAFVQLRKLEFLCVDNRTRLPECLGNLISLQKLSPCITIRSPTMLCELSRLTELRRLMLRFDDWDDESYEEPFVQCLSNLVNLESLQIFDCHNGLGSNSNIGMLLTPGPQQLRSMNIGPGTVGCVPRWMPSLFALSALDITLLTLQEEDLQVLGSIPSLRSLYIWVKEHRKDRHKRLAIGSDDCPFCCLTKFRIGPGAMLVEFAAGGMLMLRTVRLDLHVRHTLDQFGDFECGLESLSSLDHAVVHMNCYRAELEEVEEGEASIRKALDLNHKRPTVELEKIQNTGRGQDEEASSGIRRCWAQLSENHQRLAPGPTCRDNRRQERGSVCM, encoded by the exons ATGGACGTCGCGACGGGCGCGGTGAGCACGCTACTGCCCATGCTGGGCGACCTGCTGACGCGGGAGTACCAGCTGCAGGCGAGCGTCCGGGACGACGTCGCGTTCCTCAAGGCGGAGCTGGAGAGCATGGAGGCCGCGCTCCTCCGGATCTCCGAGGCGCCGGCGGACCGGGCGCCCGACGTGCAGGACAGGCTGTGGGCGCGGGAGGTCCGGGAGCTCTCCCACGACGTGGAGGACTGCGTGGAGGCCTTCCTCGTGCgcctgcaccaccaccaccaggcgCCGCCACCGGCGCCGCCCATGGACAAGGACCTCCTCCAGGGCCTGACGGGCCTCATCGACAGGGGGATCGGCCTGCTCAGGAGGGCCAAGATCCGCCGCGACATGGGCGCTGTGGTCAGAGACATCAAGCGACGCGTCGTGGAGGTCGGCGAGCGCCGCGTCAGGTACAAGGTCGACGGCGTCGCGGCGGCGGCGAAGCCCGGCCGTGGCCCGCAGGCTTCCGACGGTGGCCTTCGGCTGTCGGCTCTGTACACCGCGGCGACGGAGCTTGTCGGTACCCAGGCGAGGAGCCGTGAGCTGGTCCAATTGCTGATGGTGGATCGCGATGAGGCGTCGAATCGGCTGCTGAAGACGGTCTCCGTCGTTGGTTTTGGAGGATTGGGCAAGACGACGCTCGCTAGGATTGTGTACGAGGAGCTGAAAGGCCAGTTCGATTGCGCGGCGCTTGTTTCCATCTCGCATAATCCTGACATGGAGAAGGTGTTCAGGGACATGCTCTGCCAACTCGATAAGAACCGCAACACTGACATTGCAATGTGGGGCGAAGCACAACTTATCGAACAACTAAGGGAATTCCTTCGAGACAAGAG CTACTTCATTGTCATTGATGACATATGGAGCTGTTCAGTATGGAACACAGTCAGGCATGCTTTTATTGAGAATCATTGTGGAAGTAGAATAATCATGACAACTCGCATccttgatgttgccaagcaagcCAATAGTATCTATGAACTAAGACCTCTTTCTCCTGCTGACTCAAGAAAGTTGTTCTACCAAAGAATATTTGGCACTGAAGATGCAGCTCCTCCAAACCACTTAGCTGAAGTATCAGAGAATATTTTGAAAAAGTGTGGCGGTGTACCTTTAGCTGTAATTACAGTAGCCAGTCTATTAGCAACTAAAATGAGAAAGGAAAACACTGATAAGTACTGGTATCAAGTGTATCAATCCATgggttttggacttgaagaaagCACGGATGTGAAGGACATGCGAAGGATACTGTCTATCAGTTACTATGATCTGCCGCCACATTTGAAGACTTTCTTGTTGTATCTGACTTTGTATTCAGAGGATAATGGTATAATAGTCGAGAAGGTGATATACAAATTGATAGGTGAAGGTATTATCCGGAAACATCATGGGAAAACTTTTTATGAAGCGGGAGAGGATTACTTTGAAGACCTCATCAATAGAAGTATTATCCAACCAATGCTTTTTAACCATGGGAGTAAGGTATGGTCTTGTTTTGTGCATGACATGATGCTTGATCTAATTGTTTCCATATCGGAGGAGGAGAATCTTTTACAAGCACTTGGTGGTTCCCAGACGATGTGTGAACCAACAAGTAAAATCCGCCAATTGTTCCTACAAAACATGAAGGTCAAAGATGTCAAGAAGGTGGTAACCATGAACCTGTCCCATTTGAGATCACTAACCGTGTCATCAGAAGCATTCACTTTGTTGCCTACCCTGTCCAGCTTTCCGATCATACGTGTGTTGGATTTATATGGCTGTACTCAGGTGGATAACAGTCACTGCAAGCACATCTTCAATTTGTATCACCTGAGATATCTAAATCTATCTTTGACATCCATCACTGAGATACCAAATGAGATTGGGAACCTACAGCTTCTGCAGTTCCTGGACTTGAATATGACCAACATAAAAGCGCTTCCACCAGCATTTGTCCAGCTAAGAAAACTAGAGTTCTTGTGTGTCGACAATCGGACTAGACTACCAGAATGCCTTGGGAACTTAATTTCTCTACAGAAGTTATCACCATGTATAACAATCAGGTCCCCAACAATGCTGTGTGAATTGAGCAGGTTGACCGAGCTGAGGCGTTTGATGCTCCGCTTCGATGACTGGGACGACGAGAGCTATGAGGAACCTTTTGTGCAGTGTCTATCCAACCTGGTCAATCTTGAATCCCTGCAGATATTTGATTGCCACAATGGCCTTGGTTCCAATTCCAACATTGGCATGTTGTTAACACCAGGGCCTCAACAGCTTCGATCCATGAACATAGGGCCTGGCACCGTAGGCTGTGTGCCAAGATGGATGCCATCACTCTTTGCCCTGTCCGCACTAGACATCACACTGCTGACACTACAAGAGGAGGACCTTCAGGTCCTTGGCAGCATACCATCACTTCGCAGCCTCTACATATGGGTGAAGGAGCACAGAAAGGACAGGCACAAAAGGTTGGCCATCGGCAGTGACGACTGTCCATTCTGTTGCCTAACCAAGTTCAGAATCGGGCCTGGTGCCATGTTGGTGGAGTTTGCAGCAGGAGGCATGCTAATGCTCCGAACCGTTCGTTTGGACCTCCATGTGCGGCATACCTTGGATCAGTTTGGCGACTTTGAATGTGGCCTGGAGAGCCTCTCCTCGCTCGACCATGCCGTTGTTCATATGAACTGTTACCGCGCAGAGcttgaggaggtggaggagggggaGGCTTCGATACGGAAAGCGCTGGACTTGAATCACAAAAGACCCACGGTTGAGCTGGAGAAG ATTCAGAATACAGGGAGAGGGCAAGACGAAGAAGCATCCTCAGGAATCAGGAGGTGCTGGGCCCAATTATCTGAGAACCACCAAAGGTTAGCTCCTGGGCCCACATGCAGAGATAACAGGAGACAGGAGCGTGGGAGTGTATGTATGTAA
- the LOC136483808 gene encoding disease resistance protein PIK6-NP-like isoform X2: MDVATGAVSTLLPMLGDLLTREYQLQASVRDDVAFLKAELESMEAALLRISEAPADRAPDVQDRLWAREVRELSHDVEDCVEAFLVRLHHHHQAPPPAPPMDKDLLQGLTGLIDRGIGLLRRAKIRRDMGAVVRDIKRRVVEVGERRVRYKVDGVAAAAKPGRGPQASDGGLRLSALYTAATELVGTQARSRELVQLLMVDRDEASNRLLKTVSVVGFGGLGKTTLARIVYEELKGQFDCAALVSISHNPDMEKVFRDMLCQLDKNRNTDIAMWGEAQLIEQLREFLRDKSYFIVIDDIWSCSVWNTVRHAFIENHCGSRIIMTTRILDVAKQANSIYELRPLSPADSRKLFYQRIFGTEDAAPPNHLAEVSENILKKCGGVPLAVITVASLLATKMRKENTDKYWYQVYQSMGFGLEESTDVKDMRRILSISYYDLPPHLKTFLLYLTLYSEDNGIIVEKVIYKLIGEGIIRKHHGKTFYEAGEDYFEDLINRSIIQPMLFNHGSKVWSCFVHDMMLDLIVSISEEENLLQALGGSQTMCEPTSKIRQLFLQNMKVKDVKKVVTMNLSHLRSLTVSSEAFTLLPTLSSFPIIRVLDLYGCTQVDNSHCKHIFNLYHLRYLNLSLTSITEIPNEIGNLQLLQFLDLNMTNIKALPPAFVQLRKLEFLCVDNRTRLPECLGNLISLQKLSPCITIRSPTMLCELSRLTELRRLMLRFDDWDDESYEEPFVQCLSNLVNLESLQIFDCHNGLGSNSNIGMLLTPGPQQLRSMNIGPGTVGCVPRWMPSLFALSALDITLLTLQEEDLQVLGSIPSLRSLYIWVKEHRKDRHKRLAIGSDDCPFCCLTKFRIGPGAMLVEFAAGGMLMLRTVRLDLHVRHTLDQFGDFECGLESLSSLDHAVVHMNCYRAELEEVEEGEASIRKALDLNHKRPTVELEKHGGSWRSG, encoded by the exons ATGGACGTCGCGACGGGCGCGGTGAGCACGCTACTGCCCATGCTGGGCGACCTGCTGACGCGGGAGTACCAGCTGCAGGCGAGCGTCCGGGACGACGTCGCGTTCCTCAAGGCGGAGCTGGAGAGCATGGAGGCCGCGCTCCTCCGGATCTCCGAGGCGCCGGCGGACCGGGCGCCCGACGTGCAGGACAGGCTGTGGGCGCGGGAGGTCCGGGAGCTCTCCCACGACGTGGAGGACTGCGTGGAGGCCTTCCTCGTGCgcctgcaccaccaccaccaggcgCCGCCACCGGCGCCGCCCATGGACAAGGACCTCCTCCAGGGCCTGACGGGCCTCATCGACAGGGGGATCGGCCTGCTCAGGAGGGCCAAGATCCGCCGCGACATGGGCGCTGTGGTCAGAGACATCAAGCGACGCGTCGTGGAGGTCGGCGAGCGCCGCGTCAGGTACAAGGTCGACGGCGTCGCGGCGGCGGCGAAGCCCGGCCGTGGCCCGCAGGCTTCCGACGGTGGCCTTCGGCTGTCGGCTCTGTACACCGCGGCGACGGAGCTTGTCGGTACCCAGGCGAGGAGCCGTGAGCTGGTCCAATTGCTGATGGTGGATCGCGATGAGGCGTCGAATCGGCTGCTGAAGACGGTCTCCGTCGTTGGTTTTGGAGGATTGGGCAAGACGACGCTCGCTAGGATTGTGTACGAGGAGCTGAAAGGCCAGTTCGATTGCGCGGCGCTTGTTTCCATCTCGCATAATCCTGACATGGAGAAGGTGTTCAGGGACATGCTCTGCCAACTCGATAAGAACCGCAACACTGACATTGCAATGTGGGGCGAAGCACAACTTATCGAACAACTAAGGGAATTCCTTCGAGACAAGAG CTACTTCATTGTCATTGATGACATATGGAGCTGTTCAGTATGGAACACAGTCAGGCATGCTTTTATTGAGAATCATTGTGGAAGTAGAATAATCATGACAACTCGCATccttgatgttgccaagcaagcCAATAGTATCTATGAACTAAGACCTCTTTCTCCTGCTGACTCAAGAAAGTTGTTCTACCAAAGAATATTTGGCACTGAAGATGCAGCTCCTCCAAACCACTTAGCTGAAGTATCAGAGAATATTTTGAAAAAGTGTGGCGGTGTACCTTTAGCTGTAATTACAGTAGCCAGTCTATTAGCAACTAAAATGAGAAAGGAAAACACTGATAAGTACTGGTATCAAGTGTATCAATCCATgggttttggacttgaagaaagCACGGATGTGAAGGACATGCGAAGGATACTGTCTATCAGTTACTATGATCTGCCGCCACATTTGAAGACTTTCTTGTTGTATCTGACTTTGTATTCAGAGGATAATGGTATAATAGTCGAGAAGGTGATATACAAATTGATAGGTGAAGGTATTATCCGGAAACATCATGGGAAAACTTTTTATGAAGCGGGAGAGGATTACTTTGAAGACCTCATCAATAGAAGTATTATCCAACCAATGCTTTTTAACCATGGGAGTAAGGTATGGTCTTGTTTTGTGCATGACATGATGCTTGATCTAATTGTTTCCATATCGGAGGAGGAGAATCTTTTACAAGCACTTGGTGGTTCCCAGACGATGTGTGAACCAACAAGTAAAATCCGCCAATTGTTCCTACAAAACATGAAGGTCAAAGATGTCAAGAAGGTGGTAACCATGAACCTGTCCCATTTGAGATCACTAACCGTGTCATCAGAAGCATTCACTTTGTTGCCTACCCTGTCCAGCTTTCCGATCATACGTGTGTTGGATTTATATGGCTGTACTCAGGTGGATAACAGTCACTGCAAGCACATCTTCAATTTGTATCACCTGAGATATCTAAATCTATCTTTGACATCCATCACTGAGATACCAAATGAGATTGGGAACCTACAGCTTCTGCAGTTCCTGGACTTGAATATGACCAACATAAAAGCGCTTCCACCAGCATTTGTCCAGCTAAGAAAACTAGAGTTCTTGTGTGTCGACAATCGGACTAGACTACCAGAATGCCTTGGGAACTTAATTTCTCTACAGAAGTTATCACCATGTATAACAATCAGGTCCCCAACAATGCTGTGTGAATTGAGCAGGTTGACCGAGCTGAGGCGTTTGATGCTCCGCTTCGATGACTGGGACGACGAGAGCTATGAGGAACCTTTTGTGCAGTGTCTATCCAACCTGGTCAATCTTGAATCCCTGCAGATATTTGATTGCCACAATGGCCTTGGTTCCAATTCCAACATTGGCATGTTGTTAACACCAGGGCCTCAACAGCTTCGATCCATGAACATAGGGCCTGGCACCGTAGGCTGTGTGCCAAGATGGATGCCATCACTCTTTGCCCTGTCCGCACTAGACATCACACTGCTGACACTACAAGAGGAGGACCTTCAGGTCCTTGGCAGCATACCATCACTTCGCAGCCTCTACATATGGGTGAAGGAGCACAGAAAGGACAGGCACAAAAGGTTGGCCATCGGCAGTGACGACTGTCCATTCTGTTGCCTAACCAAGTTCAGAATCGGGCCTGGTGCCATGTTGGTGGAGTTTGCAGCAGGAGGCATGCTAATGCTCCGAACCGTTCGTTTGGACCTCCATGTGCGGCATACCTTGGATCAGTTTGGCGACTTTGAATGTGGCCTGGAGAGCCTCTCCTCGCTCGACCATGCCGTTGTTCATATGAACTGTTACCGCGCAGAGcttgaggaggtggaggagggggaGGCTTCGATACGGAAAGCGCTGGACTTGAATCACAAAAGACCCACGGTTGAGCTGGAGAAG CATGGTGGCTCATGGAGATCTGGCTGA